The Carnobacterium mobile DSM 4848 genome includes a window with the following:
- a CDS encoding MazG nucleotide pyrophosphohydrolase domain-containing protein: MGKISVVGLGPGDMAQLPMGVYHLLKDGQPIFLRTKLHPVVETLEKEGLEFDSFDAVYEANEQFEGVYDKIVAQLIAAAEKQDIIYAVPGHPMVAEKTVQLLLEDKQGIEVEIKGGKSFLDDLFQAVRIDPVEGFQLLDALDLKQDEIELGQHVIIMQVFNEYIASEVKLTLMEKYPDEHLVALVHAAGSQAEKVEWLPLFEIDRMQGVHNLTSLYVPPLAQDDRTKSFQTLQYYIDTITGEDGDVWIKAQTHESLLPYLKEETDEFIEAVEKEDSENMVEELGDILMQVLYHTNLGERSGYFSLEEVVETLNKKLRRRHPHVFDGIEATTAEEVDALWQKIKLEEKRELE; the protein is encoded by the coding sequence GCGAACCAAATTGCATCCAGTAGTGGAAACTTTAGAAAAAGAAGGTCTTGAATTCGATTCTTTTGATGCGGTGTATGAAGCAAATGAGCAGTTTGAAGGAGTTTATGATAAAATTGTAGCACAACTAATCGCTGCTGCTGAAAAGCAAGACATCATTTATGCCGTTCCTGGGCATCCCATGGTAGCTGAAAAAACGGTTCAGCTATTGTTGGAAGACAAGCAGGGAATCGAAGTGGAGATCAAAGGCGGAAAAAGCTTTTTAGATGATTTGTTCCAAGCTGTCCGAATCGATCCGGTAGAAGGGTTTCAATTATTAGATGCCCTAGACTTGAAACAAGATGAAATAGAATTAGGTCAGCACGTGATTATCATGCAAGTCTTTAATGAATACATTGCCAGCGAAGTGAAATTGACATTAATGGAAAAGTACCCTGATGAACACTTGGTTGCACTCGTTCATGCAGCCGGAAGCCAAGCCGAAAAAGTCGAATGGCTACCACTGTTCGAAATAGATCGGATGCAAGGCGTTCACAATTTGACTTCTTTATATGTACCGCCTTTAGCACAGGATGACCGGACAAAATCATTCCAAACGCTTCAATACTATATCGATACGATTACGGGCGAAGATGGTGATGTTTGGATCAAAGCACAAACACATGAAAGTTTGCTGCCGTATCTAAAAGAAGAAACGGATGAATTTATCGAAGCGGTAGAAAAAGAAGATAGCGAAAATATGGTAGAGGAGTTAGGCGATATTTTGATGCAAGTCCTTTACCATACGAATCTGGGAGAACGTTCCGGTTATTTTTCTTTAGAAGAAGTCGTCGAAACGCTCAACAAAAAATTACGGAGACGTCACCCGCATGTATTTGACGGTATTGAAGCCACAACAGCTGAAGAAGTCGATGCTTTATGGCAAAAAATCAAATTAGAAGAAAAGAGGGAATTGGAATGA
- a CDS encoding RNA-binding S4 domain-containing protein, translating into MRLDKFLKISRIIKRRTIAKEVADKGRIQINGITAKSSSDVKVGDELTINFGNKTLIVKIEKIVESTKKEETKEMYSIIKEETKTNGAF; encoded by the coding sequence ATGAGATTAGATAAATTTTTGAAGATATCCAGAATTATCAAACGGAGAACGATCGCTAAAGAAGTAGCAGATAAAGGCCGGATCCAAATCAACGGCATCACGGCTAAATCTTCTTCCGATGTAAAAGTCGGCGATGAATTGACCATCAATTTTGGCAATAAAACTTTAATCGTAAAAATTGAAAAAATTGTTGAATCAACGAAAAAAGAAGAAACCAAAGAAATGTACAGCATCATTAAAGAAGAAACCAAAACAAACGGCGCTTTTTAA